One part of the Ornithodoros turicata isolate Travis chromosome 2, ASM3712646v1, whole genome shotgun sequence genome encodes these proteins:
- the LOC135384254 gene encoding uncharacterized protein LOC135384254, which produces MHPVADDAELSRIAIKRDKTLAKTSRAPEAHIQQPSSANGRMTLSPEKCIFGVDTIDFLGNTISKDGVCPNGRALAAIKNIAAPTSKTELRRLLGLATYLGRFVPRMADLLAPLTLMLSKRRYAQIEKEGLALAWACEKFQEYLIGKEFRLETDHKPLVGILSTKFLDELTLRLQRIRMSLMRYSYTVAYVPSKEQVAADALSRNPLRYAGPSTLEQELHGYVNLLEKTLPTSTSLKAIATEQTKDRTCQTLVRFSTQGWPSRRDLNPELKDFWEYRDAIAFENSLLMYKGRIVVPLSYQKYILQQIHLGHQGIVKCKARARDSVWWPGIGHDIGTLLPCQQLPCV; this is translated from the exons ATGCACCCAGTCGCCGATGATGCTGAGCTTTCTCGTATCGCTATCAAGCGCGACAAGACTCTTGCCAAGACTTCAAGGGCGCCGGAAGCACACATTCAACAGCCTTCTTCAGCCAATGGCC GGATGACTCTAAGTCCCGAAAAGTGCATCTTCGGAGTGGACACGATCGACTTTCTGGGAAACACGATTAGCAAGGATGGCGTATGTCCAAACGGAAGAGCTCTGGCAGCCATCAAGAACATCGCCGCCCCAACCTCGAAAACCGAGCTGAGACGACTCTTGGGCTTGGCCACATACTTGGGTCGTTTTGTTCCACGCATGGCGGACCTTCTAGCACCGCTCACTTTGATGCTAAGCA AGCGCCGCTACGCACAAATTGAAAAAGAAGGCTTGGCCCTCGCCTGGGCATGTGAGAAATTCCAAGAATACCTCATAGGGAAAGAGTTTCGCCTTGAAACCGACCACAAACCCCTCGTCGGGATCCTAAGTACGAAGTTCTTGGATGAGCTCACGCTACGGCTTCAACGGATCAGGATGAGCCTGATGAGATACTCGTACACTGTCGCATACGTCCCTAGCAAGGAGCAGGTCGCTGCAGATGCGCTTTCCCGCAATCCACTCCGATATGCAGGCCCTTCGACACTGGAGCAAGAACTTCACGGCTACGTCAATCTGCTCGAGAAAACCCTCCCGACGTCAACGAGTCTGAAGGCCATCGCCACGGAGCAAACAAAGGACAGAACTTGCCAGACGCTGGTTAGGTTCAGCACTCAAGGATGGCCATCTCGGCGTGACCTAAATCCGGAACTAAAAGACTTCTGGGAATATAGGGACGCCATCGCCTTCGAGAACTCCTTGCTGATGTATAAAGGTAGAATTGTCGTACCCCTATCATATCAGAAGTACATCTTACAACAGATCCACTTGGGGCATCAAGGCATCGTAAAATGTAAAGCGAGGGCGAGGGACAGTGTCTGGTGGCCCGGCATAGGACATGATATC